A stretch of DNA from Cryptomeria japonica chromosome 4, Sugi_1.0, whole genome shotgun sequence:
CATCAATGACATACATATGATAGAACAACCATCAAACATCTACACAACAACCATCAACCATCTGCACTATCTCCTTAGCACTCATAAACACtctacattaatgacaacacaccactaagtgttgacatcaatggacaACACCATAACTACACAAAAGACATCAATGACACCAATTTCCACAACAATGAGGGTTGACATTAATGGCAACCCCATAGTCTCCAACACCAAGATCTCTCGCGACTTTGCAATTTACAATAGTTAAAGTGACCCAAATCTGAAAGGATTTCCATTACATTTTTACATTTATAGGCAACGTTACAAAAACTTCTAGAGGCATTAATAAGGATGAATAGTACATGTCAATGTATGTGAATATGGATGAAAATGGAGTGTACGATACATGTTGACCAACAAAAGGCAGCAATTTGAACACATGGATGTCGTGCATgtgaaacaattaaataaatatgaaaataaatttcATGATATTTTTATTGACATAAATCGTTGCCACTGTAGATGCCTCTTGACATAATTGACTAATTAATTGTAAAAAAGACTTAAGAATTCAATTAAATAATATACTCTATTCACACCACCTCTTATCATAAGACTcatcttaaaaaaataaataaaaattaaatttcgaaagaacattttgatattttaaaaaaaatccaaaaaatcatcatcatcaatcctcTTTTATCTTTCACAAAATTTAAGAGAATTTATAATCTTGTTGGATAGTGAAAAtttttaccatccaaagatattttTTACTCTTCtccttatttgtttaatttttgtgTGTTCTATCGTGTGCTCATGTTGTTCTGAGCATGTTTTTTTACTCCATGTCATCTAACCTTTATATCACTTTATTCCTGTTGATCTATACATTTCACTCTGACCACTTTTTAAGCTATGCAAAACAATACACCCTTCCTCCAGAATGAACATGTTTTAGTCATTCTGTATAGAGTTTTTTAACAAACCAACACTAAGCGTTCCTCCACCACTCCATGacataaattttatataaaataacaGTAAAACAAATGTGAGTATGAAATGGATAAGTACACCGAACAATGTGTAAGGTAAATGGCTAACCAATTCCACTTGCGCTGAGTCTACCATACTAAAACCAACTTGGCAAGTACAGGTTCTATATCTCTCTTGGATTTGTATTTTGCTCCACATTACTCTTCACATGTGAGTTATTTTGCATGGTATAACTATGTAAGATTTAGATTATGAGTCAATCAATTAAGAAACAAGAGATCAATCAATTAAGAAACAAGAGATCAATGAGTTATCTATCATCTTTATGATGAATCACAGAATGTGATTTAAATTGTTTTAAATTGTTGGTCTAAACAGACACAATTTAAATCAGTTGTTACAAGAACTATTATAGATTGTAGAAAACTAATATCTTTAAGAAATCAatatctaaaaaatcataaaaaaaatttaaactaaagATGTTTGGTAATGTCCCAAAGAAATCAgcctcaataaataaattatagaGTAAATGAATAGTTTTCTGGGTGCCATTAAAGAGAGCAGTTTCATAACTGAATCGATAGATGTGGGTTCTCTTCTCCAATAGAAAAACTTACATTTCTATTAGAAACCTGGTTTCAACCATTGTGAAACTAAAGCTTGAAATCAGCTATTTCTTCCATCTTAAAGTCTTACCAGAACCACATATTGAAGCAAAGAACTAAGCCCAAACTCTTTTTCTAGGGACAAGGTCTGATATATTAATCTGGTCTATTTTAGCAGCAACAATGAAGTCATTTATACTCAGCCCACCTGCATCCCcactcaaaatcaaatatgcattcAGATTATGAAAAATATAGACCTCAATATTCATATGAGATACAACTCTGTAAGAAAAAATGAAACATGCTTTAAGGTTTCTGAATTTAATTGTGTTTATCTTTTTAGATTGACGTTTATGATTACAATTAATGATCTATCATCTAAATAgtgaacaaagaaaaaaaaatggaaTGGAATCTGACATGAACTATGAAAACTTCATGTGCCTGATGGAAAAGTGAAACATGTTTGGGCACTTACCTATGGAATGGGTCCATAACTGAGCTTTCACTGTGAAAGAGTTACCCCCTTGTAGGTGAAGATCAGGATGGTGGTTTGCGGCCTCAGCTACCGAACCAATTCTTTGAAGAAGCGCTATCCCAGCTGCAAAACTCTTCACCTTCCACAAGCACTCCAATCTCAGCCCTCCATCCACCTCATTTAATCTCCACCCTACGACCTGCAAAACCTCACATGCTCTGCAAATTCAATTTCAATCATATTcccacatatatgtatatattcaaatTAGATGGGTTTTTCCTTTTTACCTTCCTTAGCAATCCAGTAGCCTCATGGCGGGATATGGGAGGCTGATTAGATTGAATTGGGTGACACGTCATATGAGCCAGGGATAGTGCAGAGACATTGGGAACCAGGATTTTATGATCAGTTCCAAAATTACCCACCACATTTTCTCCAAAGTTACTCTCCACTTCTGCTGTAGTGGGATCTCTGGCTCCAAAATCTCCCAGAATATCAGCTGCCCTCACCACCAATCGCACACCCATCTTATACTTGCTACTGCTGATTGCTCTGTGTTTTCCCTTTCCCAAAACCCCTGTAGAAATGGGGCATTTATTCACAAACCCATAATTATGAGGGCACACAGTCCTGCAAGCCATACCCAACAATTCTGGCTATAAAATGCACTCCCAAGTCCCAAACAGCTTTATCTTTCGTTCTGGGGCGTTGGTACCAGAGATTGAAACAATAGCTATCGAGTCGGGAATGAAGAGATTACAGAGCGCCTCGTCCAACCGCTGGGAGCTTCGCCAAATGTTAGGGTCCATCAGATAACGTTGTGCAAAATTAATCTCTTCAGCGTTTTACCttctaaattttcattttttcttaaAAGTAAGAAATCGATTGTAAATTCAattttttctaattcaattaacCTCTCGGCTCATGGGGCTGTTTAAATTTGAGCAGGTGGAGGAATGTAATTttgtagatttatttattttattggagTAGCATTATTTAGCAATTGAAAATAAGTTGTGGAAAAAAGAACATTCTAATTATGTATTGTTAAAAAAGTTGTGTCTTcacaaatttattttcttttttttaacattttatttctaatatttttttaaattttaactatatagatttttatttattttttatcaaagtGGATGAGACCAttaaaattatattgattatatatatttttacatgtg
This window harbors:
- the LOC131069772 gene encoding probable pterin-4-alpha-carbinolamine dehydratase, chloroplastic, translated to MACRTVCPHNYGFVNKCPISTGVLGKGKHRAISSSKYKMGVRLVVRAADILGDFGARDPTTAEVESNFGENVVGNFGTDHKILVPNVSALSLAHMTCHPIQSNQPPISRHEATGLLRKVVGWRLNEVDGGLRLECLWKVKSFAAGIALLQRIGSVAEAANHHPDLHLQGGNSFTVKAQLWTHSIGGLSINDFIVAAKIDQINISDLVPRKRVWA